A window of the Diabrotica undecimpunctata isolate CICGRU chromosome 1, icDiaUnde3, whole genome shotgun sequence genome harbors these coding sequences:
- the LOC140442383 gene encoding uncharacterized protein produces the protein MDERVAQATGTSESTVKRIIKEGKNKPATSQFLSPRTSICKPNPKSSVNPFEEHVIRNTIYTFATIHKRRPTMKAVYESVRNEEIVTGKLSSFRKIVKKLGFRWRTVEDNRKLLIEKTDIRAKRTEFLRKLKKYKSENRNIVYSDETYIHSSHTVPKGWDDGRNKCIKSPVSKGQRLIILHCGGKNGFVENAALIFKSGQKTGDYHDDMNHQNYMKWLKDKLLPNLPSNSVLVIDNASYHNVTLEKCPTSASKKDIMKKWLTERNIFFDESETKPELYSKVLIAKPKNPVYAVDQLLAQHGHSVLRLPPYHPELNPIEKIWAILKNEVAARNTTFKLADVLELAKIRLNEITPEIWANAGMLIK, from the exons AGCGAGTTGCTCAAGCAACTGGTACCTCAGAAAGTACAGTGAAGAGGATAATTAAGGAAGGTAAAAACAAACCAGCAACTTCACAATTTTTATCACCCAGAACAAGTATTTGCAAGCCCAATCCCAAGTCATCAGTCAATCCATTTGAGGAACACGTTATAAGAAATACCATTTACACGTTTGCTACTATCCACAAAAGAAGACCTACCATGAAAGCTGTTTACGAATCTGTTAGAAACGAAGAAATTGTAACTGGTAAACTATCTTCCTTCAGAAAAATTGTGAAGAAATTAGGATTTAGGTGGAGAACAGTGGAAGACAATaggaaacttttaatcgaaaaaaCTGACATAAGAGCCAAACGAACAGAATTTTTAAGaaaactcaaaaagtataaaTCTGAaa ATAGAAATATTGTATATAGTGATGAAACTTATATACATAGTTCCCACACAGTTCCAAAAGGTTGGGATGATGGACGAAACAAGTGCATAAAATCTCCGGTATCTAAAGGGCAACGACTGATCATCTTACATTGTGGTGGTAAAAATGGATTTGTCGAAAATGCTGCTCTCATTTTCAAATCCGGACAAAAAACTGGTGATTATCATGATGACATGAATCACCAGAATTATATGAAGTGGTTGAAAGACAAACTTCTTCCCAATTTACCTTCCAATTCAGTTTTGGTAATAGACAACGCCTCATATCATAATGTGACTCTTGAAAAATGTCCTACATCGGCTTCGAAAAAAGACATCATGAAAAAATGGTTGACAGAAAGAAACATATTTTTCGATGAAAGCGAAACAAAACCAGAGCTCTACAGTAAGGTACTCATTGCAAAACCTAAAAATCCAGTATATGCTGTAGACCAATTGTTAGCACAGCACGGCCACTCGGTTTTACGTTTACCACCATATCATCCGGAACTTAACCCAATTGAAAAGATATGggccattttaaaaaatgaagttgCAGCAAGAAACACGACTTTTAAATTAGCAGATGTTTTAGAACTAGCAAAAATCAGGCTAAATGAAATCACGCCAGAAATATGGGCAAATGCAGGCATGTTGATAAAGTAG